In the bacterium genome, TGTGGGCGATTGCGCAGAGAAGCGTTGCTTCTTTTCCCGCAAGCATATCCCGATCATGCTGGCCTCCACCGCCACAGCGGAGGCGCGCTCCGCCGGTTCCAACATCTACAGCGTTAAATCCCTGGAGATGAACAAAGGCACCATCGGCGTCTATTCGACGCGGGTGAACGGCCTCAGTCTGGGCACCGCCGGCCTGACCGAATCCAAAGCGCTGGCAGAAGGTTTTGACATCGTAACCGGCATCAGCGATGGGATCGACAAACACCCTGGCACACTGCCGAACAAAAACAAGGTCCATGTCAAATTGCTGTTCTCCCGTTTCTCTGGCACGCTGCTGGGCGGACAGATCTATGGCGGCGACTCGGTGGGCGAGTTGATCAACACCGTCGCGCTGGCCATACAAAACAAGATGAGCATGGTGGATCTGGACACCATCCAATTTGGCACCCATCCATTGCTGACCGCGGCGCCGACCACGTATCCCTTGATCGTCTGCGCCAGCGATGCATTGAAAAAGGTCCATGTGCCGAATTAGCTTTGATGGCCAGGCCGACGTTCAAAGAGCGGTCTGGCCGCTCATCTGGATGTGCGGTCTGGCAACTGTGCAGGGCGATCATGTATCAATATCTTTTCGGTCCGATCCCTTCCCGACGACTCGGTCTTTCGTTGGGCATCGATCTGGTGCCGCTAAAAACATGCAACCTGAACTGTATCTATTGTGAATGCGGCCGCACGACCCAACTCACCATGGAACGCAGGGAGTATGTTCCTCTGGACCAAGTCTGTGAGGAACTGGAGCGCTATTTCTCCGATCACCACACTCCGGATTACTTGACCTTTTCCGGTTCAGGAGAACCTCTGTTGCACAGCCGGGCCGGTGAATTGGTGGAATGGTTGAAAGACCGGTTTCCGCGTGTGCCGGTCGCGGTTTTGACCAACGGCACTCTGTTCACCGATCCGCAGGTGCGTCGTGCGTTTCGTCGCGCTGATGTCGTACTGCCTTCGCTGGATGCGGTTACTCCGGCCGTGTTTAAAAAGATCAACCGCCCTCATCCAACCCTGCAGATCGGGGAGATCATCGAAGGGCTGGTCCGTTTGCGTCAGGATTATGGCGGACGGATTTGGCTGGAGGTCTTTATCGTTCCTGGGCTCAATGACGCAGAGGACGAATTGGCGGCACTGCGAGACGCCCTTGTGCGGATCTCTCCGGACCTCGTGCAGGTGAACACTTTGGACCGACCGGGCGCGGTTCGCGCGGTAAGGACAGCCACGCTTTCCGAACTGCAGCGGGTTGTCGCCCTTTGGCAGCTGCCCAAGGTCGAGATCATCGCGCGTTCTGCGGCAGGCCCTGAGCAGCGGGTCGTGCGCCGGGACAAGGAATCGGCCATTTTGGAGACCGTGGCCAGGCGGCCGTGCACGCTGGAGGATCTGTCGGTCATCCTGGGGATGCATCAAAATGAACTCAATAAATATCTCGGCATTTTGGAAAAACAGAAAAAACTGTCAAGCCGGCGGCAAGGGACTCTGATTTTTTATGAGAGAAGTCCAGACCGCTAAGGGCTGGCGCACTCGGCGCTTGTCAAGAGGCGGAAAATCCTCCATAACCTCACGCTGGCTATGGAGCGGCCGGGGGGCTCAGCCTCCAAACCCCACATGGAGAAACACAGTGAAAAAATTTAAATTCAGAGAGCGGTGATGGCCTTGCACTTAAAATGGGAGTTGTTCACCGCCTTTGCTTTTTCTTGTTTTATCCTCGTGGCGACGCTTTACAACAGAGAACCCTTTCGCACCGTCATCCGCTGGAACAATGCCATCAAGGAGCACTGGGCGGCGCAAGCCCAGGCGCAGCCGCCGATCCCGCATGCAGAGGAGTTGACCGCTGTGGAGTATTGTGAACAGCTGAACCTCTCCATGGAATTCTTTCAGCAAGCCGTTCAGCGTCGGGGCTGAAAAATGGCAGGGGCGGAGGAGACCATCCAAGAGATCGCACGGGCCAACGGGGTGAGCCCGGCACAGATCTTTGCTGCCCTGAACCAGGCGGAACAGGGCCGTGGTGGCCAGGGAGCCGGCGGTTGGGGGAGAAAAACCGTGCAACAAATCTGTGGGGAAAGAGGCATTGAAATCGAGGTCGCTCTGCAGCGGCTGGCGGCGCAGGGGATTCAGGCTACACAGGAGGCTTTGATCAGGACCATCGCTGTTGAAGCGGGTTTATCGCCTAGTGCGGTGGTGAATTTGATCACTGGAGGCCACCGTGCGTCCTCGAATCCATAGCCGCCCCAATGGCCTTTTCCGCCTATCTGCATGGTCCTGGGGCAGGCGTCGTGCGCAGCGCTCACGGGATTCCTTTTAACAGAAAGCAGCCTGTATGATGTTCGTCGGTATTGTAAAACATGCTCTGATGATCACCAGTTTTGTTTTCATGTGGAATCATGGGTGCGGGAAAACCATCTGTATGTTCTAATGATCGCGGTGCTAGTGGGCATCATCCCCGAATCCGGGCCGCATCTGGTGTTTGTGACCATGTTTGCCGCCGGCGTTCTGCCGGTGAGTATTTTATTGGCCAATTCCATCGTACAGGATGGCCACGGCATGCTGCCCATGCTCGCGGTTTCGCGTAAAAGCTTTTTTTGGATTAAGGGCATCAACCTGATCGTTGGGCTGGCGGCCGGAGTGGTCGGCCTCTACTTTTGTTAAACTGCGGCCGCTGTTTGCACGTTTTTCGCTATCCGACCTTTTCCTCCTGCCACGCCTTTGCCGAGGGCGTAACCCTTCACTTTGCAGCAGCTAAAATCACCTTGAAATTGGCTGGATATTTTGTATATTGCCATCAGGGGTTGTGTCCTGCATCGAATGACCTGTGTGTAGCCGTACCAGACGAACGAGAGGTATGCGGAAAGAAAAAACAGCAAAAGCCATATTGTCCACCACCGACGCCATTCTGGAAAGTATTTCCGACGGCGTCTTTACCGTGGGTCTTGACTGGCGCATCGCCAGTTTCAATCGCGCGGCAGAGATGATCACCGGCACATCGCGCAAGGAGGCGATCGGACGGCTTTGTTCCGAGGTGTTCCGCTGCAGCATGTGTGAGAGCGAATGCGCGCTGCGGCGGACTCTTAAAACCGGCAAGCCGATCATCGGCAAAAGCGGATACATCATCAACGCCAACGGGAACCGGATCCCCATCAGTGTGTCCACGGCTGTGTTGCGCGATGTGTCCGGCCGGATCATCGGCGGCGCTGAGACCTTTCGCGACCTGAGCGAGCTGGAAGCCCTGCGCCGCGAGCTGCAAGGCCGTCACCGGGTCGGCGAACTGGTCAGCCACAGCCCGCTGATGCAGCGGGTGTTTGAGGTGCTGCCCGCGGTGGCCGCGAGCCCCAGCACGGTGTTGATCCTCGGCGAGACCGGCACCGGCAAAGAGCTGATGGCGCGGACGATTCACGAGCTCAGCCCGCGGCGGAAAAAGCCCTTTGTGGCGGTCAACTGCAGCGCGCTGCCGGATACGCTCCTGGAATCCGAGCTCTTTGGCTACAAAGCAGGCGCCTTTACCGGCGCCTATAAAAACAAACCCGGCCGGTTCAGCATGGCCCAGGGCGGCACCCTGTTTCTCGATGAG is a window encoding:
- a CDS encoding radical SAM protein; this encodes MYQYLFGPIPSRRLGLSLGIDLVPLKTCNLNCIYCECGRTTQLTMERREYVPLDQVCEELERYFSDHHTPDYLTFSGSGEPLLHSRAGELVEWLKDRFPRVPVAVLTNGTLFTDPQVRRAFRRADVVLPSLDAVTPAVFKKINRPHPTLQIGEIIEGLVRLRQDYGGRIWLEVFIVPGLNDAEDELAALRDALVRISPDLVQVNTLDRPGAVRAVRTATLSELQRVVALWQLPKVEIIARSAAGPEQRVVRRDKESAILETVARRPCTLEDLSVILGMHQNELNKYLGILEKQKKLSSRRQGTLIFYERSPDR
- a CDS encoding sigma 54-interacting transcriptional regulator; the protein is MRKEKTAKAILSTTDAILESISDGVFTVGLDWRIASFNRAAEMITGTSRKEAIGRLCSEVFRCSMCESECALRRTLKTGKPIIGKSGYIINANGNRIPISVSTAVLRDVSGRIIGGAETFRDLSELEALRRELQGRHRVGELVSHSPLMQRVFEVLPAVAASPSTVLILGETGTGKELMARTIHELSPRRKKPFVAVNCSALPDTLLESELFGYKAGAFTGAYKNKPGRFSMAQGGTLFLDEIGEVTPALQVRLLRVLQERTFEPLGSTRSERVDVRVLVATHKDLMEQVRLGLFREDLYYRINVVRVELPPLRRRKEDIPLLVEQFIARFNRLQGRNVTGITAEALSLLMAHDWPGNVRELENEIERAFVLCRNDLIDISHLSDHFSLGPGEGERNPSTDIRASRARHDLQTIQAALQQAGQNHAKAAQLLGIHKTTLFRKMKTLGLSSRRRGRPAKP